The following coding sequences are from one Salvia hispanica cultivar TCC Black 2014 chromosome 3, UniMelb_Shisp_WGS_1.0, whole genome shotgun sequence window:
- the LOC125211111 gene encoding uncharacterized protein LOC125211111 translates to MLSFNTKASSFFALAALILFLLTFFSSPADAAVGGAVVARRSVLENETVLVLAKERTRRKDPLDNRRYYTGGWNITNKHYFASVLYTGTPLFLVAALWFVLFGIFLLLACMYVCCCRRRSYGYSRAAYALSLILLTLFTIAAIIGAIVLYTGQAKFHDSTKDTLEYVLGQADSTVGNLKSFSNYLTNAKTVGVGQVFLPKDVQSNIDTVNTLVTAAADTLESATKNNKDDIFNYLDAVGLILIIVAAVMLTLAFLGFLLSVSGLQFLVYILVIIGWILVALTFILCGVFLVLHNVMGDTCVAMNEWVVNPTAHTALDKIIPCVDTATAEQARSQSKEVTFQVVQVVNGFIANVSNVNLPPIAGPLSYNQSGPLVPLLCNPYNPDKTDRKACIPGEVGFTNATQVWKNYECQVANNKCTTVGRLMPSMYDQMSGAVNVSYGLYHYGPFLTDLVDCTFVRDTFATIHKDHCPDLRLYSKLVYIGLVKVSAAVMFSLVFWMVYARERRHRKYTKLADAAASAQASYVTK, encoded by the exons ATGCTCAGTTTCAACACCAAAGCTTCTTCCTTTTTCGCTCTAGCAGCGTTaatcctcttcctcctcacATTCTTCTCGTCGCCTG CGGATGCGGCAGTCGGCGGCGCCGTCGTTGCGCGGCGCTCTGTTTTGGAAAATGAAACGGTTTTAGTGCTGGCGAAGGAGAGGACGCGTAGAAAGGATCCGCTTGATAACCGTAGATACTATACAGGAGGCTGGAATATCACCAATAAACATTACTTTGCT TCTGTGCTTTATACTGGCACTCCTCTGTTTCTTGTTGCTGCATTATGGTTTGTGCTATTCGGGATCTTCTTGCTGCTGGCTTGTATGTATGTCTGCTGCTGCAGACGTCGCAGTTATGGCTATTCACGCGCTGCCTATGCTCTCTCGCTCATTCTTTTGACATTGTTCACAATTGCTGCAAT AATTGGTGCTATTGTTCTATACACTGGCCAGGCGAAGTTTCACGATAGTACAAAAGATACATTAGAATATGTGCTGGGACAAGCAGATTCCACTGTCGGAAATCTGAAAAGTTTTTCGAATTATCTCACTAATGCTAAGACGGTTGGAGTAGGTCAAGTTTTTCTTCCTAAAGATGTGCAGAGCAACATTGACACTGTCAACACCTTGGTTACCGCTGCTGCTGACACTCTTGAAAGTGCAACAAAGAATAATAAGGATGACATATTCAACTATTTGGATGCTGT GGGGTTGATACTCATTATAGTAGCTGCCGTAATGCTTACCCTTGCTTTTCTTGGTTTCT TGTTATCTGTTTCAGGCCTACAGTTTCTCGTCTACAT ATTGGTCATCATCGGTTGGATCCTCGTTGCACTCACTTTCATCTTGTGTGGCGTATTCCTTGTTCTTCACAA TGTGATGGGTGATACGTGTGTGGCCATGAACGAATGGGTCGTTAACCCAACGGCTCACACTGCATTGGACAAAATTATCCCATGTGTGGACACAGCTACCGCTGAACAAGCACGCTCCCAAAGCAAAGAAGTGACCTTCCAAGTGGTTCAAGTTGTGAATGGGTTCATCGCTAATGTATCCAATGTCAACCTACCTCCTATCGCTGGACCTTTGTCGTACAACCAATCTGGTCCCTTGGTGCCTCTTCTGTGCAATCCGTATAATCCTGACAAGACAGACCGCAAAGCATGCATTCCGGGTGAAGTTGGCTTCACAAATGCAACACAG GTTTGGAAGAATTACGAATGTCAAGTTGCAAACAACAAATGCACGACAGTGGGGCGGCTAATGCCAAGTATGTATGATCAGATGAGTGGAGCTGTGAATGTGAGCTATGGGCTGTACCATTACGGGCCGTTCCTGACCGACCTAGTGGACTGCACGTTTGTACGAGACACCTTTGCCACGATACACAAGGATCACTGCCCAGACCTGAGACTCTACAGCAAGTTGGTGTACATTGGTTTGGTGAAGGTCTCTGCTGCAGTCATGTTCTCTCTCGTATTTTGGATGGTCTATGCACGAGAGAGGCGTCATCGCAAGTATACGAAGCTTGCAGACGCTGCTGCATCAGCTCAAGCCTCTTATGTAACCAAATAG